The proteins below come from a single Thermopolyspora flexuosa genomic window:
- a CDS encoding VOC family protein, which yields MTGPAESGATGAVRNPAVWPCLAYRDAPAAIAFLTEAFGFVERARYGSGDVVEHAELVWPDGTGGIMLASVREGSEFAQSTGTAVVYAVTAEPDLLFARAVAAGAEVVRGLQDEEYGSRGFTVRDPEGNLWSLGTYRGA from the coding sequence GTGACCGGCCCGGCCGAGAGCGGTGCCACGGGCGCGGTCCGCAACCCGGCGGTGTGGCCGTGCCTCGCCTATCGGGACGCGCCCGCCGCGATCGCCTTCCTCACCGAGGCGTTCGGCTTCGTGGAGCGCGCCCGGTACGGCTCCGGCGACGTGGTCGAGCACGCCGAGCTCGTCTGGCCGGACGGCACGGGCGGGATCATGCTCGCCTCGGTGCGCGAGGGGAGCGAGTTCGCCCAGAGCACGGGGACGGCGGTGGTGTACGCGGTCACCGCCGAGCCCGACCTGCTGTTCGCGCGGGCCGTCGCCGCCGGCGCCGAGGTGGTGCGGGGCCTGCAGGACGAGGAATACGGCAGCCGCGGGTTCACCGTACGGGACCCGGAGGGAAATCTCTGGAGCCTCGGCACCTACCGCGGCGCCTGA
- a CDS encoding class I SAM-dependent methyltransferase, whose amino-acid sequence MKARPWAVAATTAAIAIGAAIGGTVWRRRHRDPLSYTQRFRVQIPRPLITRGHLFEMLDPRPGERILEVGPGYGYYSLSVADRLGPKGKLDILDIQPRMLRHTLRSARRLRTRNLVAACGSVEALPYRDEVFDGAFLVTVLGEVNDPAAAMRELFRVIRPGGRLVVGETFADPDWVSPQSLHRLATAAGFRFESRTGPRLGYFSKFIRPPLGEMGLRYVKSAGKTV is encoded by the coding sequence ATGAAGGCACGTCCGTGGGCGGTCGCCGCGACGACGGCGGCCATCGCCATCGGCGCCGCGATCGGCGGGACGGTGTGGCGGCGGCGCCACCGCGACCCGCTCTCCTACACCCAGCGGTTCCGCGTCCAGATCCCCCGCCCGCTGATCACCCGCGGGCACCTGTTCGAGATGCTCGACCCGCGGCCGGGCGAGCGCATCCTCGAGGTCGGGCCGGGATACGGCTACTACAGCCTGTCCGTGGCCGACCGGCTGGGCCCGAAGGGCAAGCTCGACATCCTCGACATCCAGCCGCGCATGCTGCGCCACACGCTGCGCTCGGCGCGCCGGCTGCGCACGCGGAACCTCGTCGCCGCCTGCGGGTCGGTGGAGGCCCTGCCGTACCGGGACGAGGTGTTCGACGGGGCCTTCCTGGTCACCGTGCTCGGCGAGGTGAACGATCCGGCGGCCGCGATGCGCGAGCTGTTCCGGGTGATCCGGCCCGGCGGCCGGCTCGTGGTCGGCGAGACGTTCGCCGACCCGGACTGGGTGAGCCCGCAGTCGCTGCACCGGCTCGCCACCGCCGCCGGATTCCGCTTCGAAAGCCGCACCGGGCCGCGGCTGGGTTATTTCTCCAAATTCATCCGGCCGCCGCTCGGGGAAATGGGCCTGCGATACGTGAAATCCGCGGGAAAAACCGTGTGA
- a CDS encoding polyphosphate polymerase domain-containing protein yields the protein MPRLFGRRRSGGGSAPPDPSPRPVLRPARDPASRADPGHALRAPSPLHAFNRYEIKYLVDMSRVDALREELEQRLDRDAHCGEDGYGVWSVYYDTRHLRFYWEKIEGLRFRRKLRIRHYGDRFTIDAGTPVHVEIKQRVNRVTQKRRVRLPYRDALALCDGRRMVDHDPADRAFLEEVLDLVCRLDLRATAITGYQRHAYLGRGAEVGLRVTLDRRVRGRDRDFHLGADAENRFIVPPHRAVLEVKANERVPYWLNDLTARWNLQVVRISKYCQAVEAYGLAPRSIFHVPVSGPDAGERPGPAGPISAPREG from the coding sequence ATGCCACGTTTGTTTGGGCGCCGGCGGTCCGGCGGCGGCTCGGCGCCACCCGATCCCTCACCCCGCCCCGTCCTCCGTCCCGCCCGCGATCCGGCGAGCCGGGCCGACCCCGGCCACGCGCTCCGCGCCCCGAGCCCGCTGCACGCGTTCAACCGGTACGAGATCAAGTACCTCGTCGACATGTCCCGGGTGGACGCGCTGCGCGAGGAGCTCGAGCAGCGGCTCGACCGGGACGCCCACTGCGGCGAGGACGGCTACGGCGTGTGGAGCGTCTACTACGACACCCGCCACCTGCGGTTCTACTGGGAGAAGATCGAGGGACTGCGGTTCCGCCGCAAGCTGCGCATCCGCCACTACGGCGACCGGTTCACCATCGACGCCGGCACGCCCGTCCACGTGGAGATCAAGCAGCGCGTCAACCGGGTCACGCAGAAGCGCCGGGTGCGCCTGCCGTACCGGGACGCGCTCGCGCTGTGCGACGGGCGGCGCATGGTCGACCACGACCCCGCCGACCGGGCGTTCCTCGAGGAGGTGCTCGACCTGGTCTGCCGGCTCGACCTGCGCGCCACCGCGATCACCGGCTACCAGCGGCACGCGTACCTCGGCCGCGGCGCCGAGGTGGGCCTGCGGGTCACCCTCGACCGGCGGGTCCGCGGCCGGGACCGCGACTTCCACCTCGGCGCGGACGCGGAGAACCGGTTCATCGTCCCGCCGCACAGGGCGGTGCTGGAGGTCAAGGCGAACGAGCGCGTGCCGTACTGGCTCAACGACCTCACCGCCAGGTGGAACCTCCAGGTCGTCCGCATCTCCAAGTACTGCCAGGCCGTGGAGGCGTACGGCCTGGCCCCCCGTTCGATCTTCCACGTCCCCGTGTCCGGCCCGGACGCCGGCGAGCGTCCCGGCCCGGCCGGCCCGATATCCGCCCCCCGGGAGGGCTGA
- a CDS encoding DUF4956 domain-containing protein — protein sequence MDFTFEDLSGTFSAADIAIAMALSFTLSAMIGWVYRATHRHVSYSQSYVQTLVVIGMLIALIMLVVGSNIARAFALVGALSVVRFRNAIKETRDVGFIFLVMGVGMAVGTRFYLLAVVAAVTISLIILIMHRFDWFRLNVRRQVVKVQVPADGDHTHVIQDVLIRFTDEFELVSMESIRGGALLELMYTVRIKPGSEPADLIAALRERNHGQGVTVLTGYDQTDL from the coding sequence GTGGACTTCACCTTCGAGGACCTGTCCGGCACGTTCAGCGCCGCCGACATCGCCATCGCCATGGCCCTGTCGTTCACGCTCAGCGCGATGATCGGCTGGGTGTACCGGGCCACCCACCGCCACGTGTCCTACAGCCAGTCGTACGTGCAGACGTTGGTCGTCATCGGCATGCTCATCGCATTGATCATGCTGGTGGTGGGGTCGAACATCGCCCGCGCGTTCGCGCTCGTCGGCGCGCTCTCGGTGGTCCGGTTCCGCAACGCCATCAAGGAGACCCGCGACGTCGGGTTCATCTTCCTCGTCATGGGCGTCGGCATGGCCGTCGGCACCCGGTTCTACCTGCTCGCCGTCGTCGCCGCGGTGACGATCTCGCTGATCATCCTGATCATGCACCGGTTCGACTGGTTCCGGCTCAACGTGCGGCGCCAGGTGGTGAAGGTGCAGGTGCCCGCGGACGGGGACCACACCCACGTCATCCAGGACGTGCTGATCCGGTTCACCGACGAGTTCGAGCTGGTGAGCATGGAGTCGATCCGCGGCGGCGCGCTGCTCGAGCTGATGTACACGGTGCGCATCAAGCCGGGCTCCGAGCCCGCCGACCTGATCGCGGCCCTGCGCGAGCGCAACCACGGCCAGGGCGTCACCGTCCTCACCGGCTACGACCAGACCGATCTCTAG
- a CDS encoding CotH kinase family protein — protein sequence MEHVGNGPRRRLRHRIPVRLRQHWRLVALCTAVLGVCGGVFGSGMIRPYAVRAPAADAAAGVTVDVRGTVDLFDTSVPHELTLTFGDAAYRDMLQEYFATGEKKYIEADLVIDGTRIPSVGVRLKGNSTLNGLTWNGMVRTRQGVRQGGGPFGGFGGGVFGSSLKGEEPENLPWLISFDEFVAGRRYQGHSQIAVRPALGRSATLLNEALAIALVGESGEPGQRFTYGSFSVNGRTSGPRLIVEYLDEGYAERLGDGVLYKALASGGFDYKGEDQTRYTTDFKQVNAVGSADLQPVIDLIRWVNDASDEEFASGLADRLDVGSFARYVALQNLLLNFDDMSGPGRNYYLWYDRATRRFRVINWDLNLAFQGDPATGPHDSVRRGFGPWRPPDGQGNARTRPGEPPQGGNRTRRDPVGGGGGPRMGHPLKDRFLASRAFTAVYEEQYRALFAGLFRDGTAARLLDEIVAAYKRNAGADTATVDTEAASLRELLQARIRALASDQVVSGT from the coding sequence ATGGAGCACGTCGGAAACGGTCCCCGGCGGCGGCTGCGGCACCGGATCCCGGTACGGCTGCGGCAGCACTGGCGCCTGGTCGCGCTGTGCACGGCGGTCCTCGGCGTGTGCGGCGGCGTGTTCGGCAGCGGCATGATCCGCCCGTACGCCGTCCGGGCCCCGGCCGCGGACGCCGCGGCGGGCGTCACCGTGGACGTCAGGGGCACCGTGGACCTGTTCGACACCTCGGTGCCGCACGAGCTGACGCTCACCTTCGGCGACGCGGCGTACCGGGACATGCTGCAGGAGTACTTCGCCACCGGGGAGAAGAAGTACATCGAGGCCGACCTGGTCATCGACGGGACCCGGATCCCGAGCGTGGGCGTCCGGCTCAAGGGCAACTCCACGCTCAACGGCCTGACCTGGAACGGCATGGTCCGCACCCGGCAGGGGGTGCGGCAGGGCGGCGGGCCGTTCGGCGGGTTCGGGGGCGGCGTGTTCGGCTCGTCGCTCAAGGGCGAGGAGCCGGAGAACCTGCCGTGGCTGATCAGCTTCGACGAGTTCGTGGCGGGCCGCCGCTACCAGGGACACTCCCAGATCGCGGTACGGCCGGCGCTCGGGCGGTCCGCGACGCTGCTCAACGAGGCGCTCGCCATCGCGCTGGTCGGCGAGTCCGGCGAGCCCGGCCAGCGGTTCACCTACGGGTCGTTCTCGGTGAACGGCCGGACGTCGGGCCCGCGGCTGATCGTGGAGTACCTCGACGAGGGGTACGCCGAGCGGCTCGGCGACGGGGTGCTCTACAAGGCCCTCGCCTCCGGCGGCTTCGACTACAAGGGCGAGGACCAGACCCGGTACACCACCGACTTCAAGCAGGTCAACGCGGTCGGGAGCGCCGACCTGCAGCCGGTGATCGACCTGATCAGGTGGGTGAACGACGCCTCGGACGAGGAGTTCGCGAGCGGGCTCGCCGACCGGCTCGACGTCGGGTCGTTCGCCCGCTACGTCGCGCTGCAGAACCTGCTGCTCAACTTCGACGACATGAGCGGGCCGGGACGCAACTACTACCTGTGGTACGACCGCGCCACGAGGCGGTTCCGGGTGATCAACTGGGACCTCAACCTCGCCTTCCAGGGCGACCCCGCGACCGGGCCGCACGACTCCGTCCGGCGGGGCTTCGGCCCGTGGCGGCCCCCGGACGGGCAGGGGAACGCCCGGACGCGGCCCGGTGAGCCGCCGCAGGGCGGGAACCGGACCCGGCGGGACCCGGTCGGCGGCGGTGGCGGACCGCGCATGGGCCACCCGCTGAAGGACCGGTTCCTCGCGTCGCGGGCGTTCACCGCGGTCTACGAGGAGCAGTACCGCGCCCTGTTCGCCGGGTTGTTCCGCGACGGGACCGCGGCCCGCCTGCTCGACGAGATCGTCGCGGCCTACAAGCGCAACGCCGGGGCCGACACCGCCACGGTCGACACCGAGGCCGCCTCGCTCCGCGAGCTGCTCCAGGCCCGGATCCGGGCGCTCGCCTCCGATCAGGTCGTTTCAGGAACCTAG
- a CDS encoding extracellular solute-binding protein: protein MEIRTTTRRTFLGLSLTLPLGAALTACGSDGPSPSSGGGGGKPTATIWYLTGQPAEGVRKASAERFNKANPDAAVKVTLFENDAYKTKIKTAIGAGQAPTLIFGWGGGTLRSYVQAGQVDDLTPWLDENPQIKDKLLESTFSAGVIDDKVYGLPTDRIQPIVLFYNKRVFDKVGVEPPQTWGDVLDLVPKFNAAGVAPFSLAGQSRWTNMMWLEFLFDRIGGPEVFQAVYDGEKNAWSHPDAIKALTEVQKLVKMNAFVKGFSSIVADQDADQALLFTDKAAMMLHGSWTYGSMKSNGGDFVTGGHLGYMNFPPVDGGKGDPSNTFGNPAQYLSIYSKATPEQKEIAKRYLASLVTDEEAKAWIDVGSLPVLKGTESLLAQSPDADFLKFTYDIANNAKHFGQSWDQALSPTAAEVLLDNIAKLFQLSISPQQFAENMNQVIGK, encoded by the coding sequence GTGGAAATCAGGACGACGACTCGGCGTACCTTTCTCGGTCTTTCGCTGACCCTGCCCTTGGGTGCCGCGCTCACCGCCTGCGGCAGTGACGGACCGAGCCCGTCCTCCGGTGGTGGCGGCGGCAAGCCCACCGCCACCATCTGGTACCTCACCGGCCAGCCCGCCGAGGGCGTGCGCAAGGCGTCCGCCGAGCGCTTCAACAAGGCGAATCCGGATGCCGCCGTCAAGGTCACGCTCTTCGAGAACGACGCGTACAAGACCAAGATCAAGACGGCGATCGGGGCCGGTCAGGCGCCCACGCTCATCTTCGGATGGGGCGGCGGCACGCTCCGCAGCTACGTGCAGGCCGGTCAGGTGGACGACCTCACCCCGTGGCTCGACGAGAACCCGCAGATCAAGGACAAGCTGCTGGAGTCGACGTTCAGCGCGGGGGTCATCGACGACAAGGTCTACGGCCTGCCCACCGACCGGATCCAGCCGATCGTGCTCTTCTACAACAAGCGGGTCTTCGACAAGGTCGGCGTCGAGCCGCCGCAGACCTGGGGCGACGTGCTCGACCTGGTGCCGAAGTTCAACGCCGCGGGCGTCGCGCCGTTCTCGCTCGCCGGGCAGTCGCGGTGGACCAACATGATGTGGCTCGAGTTCCTCTTCGACCGCATCGGCGGCCCCGAGGTGTTCCAGGCGGTGTACGACGGGGAGAAGAACGCCTGGTCCCACCCGGACGCGATCAAGGCGCTCACCGAGGTGCAGAAGCTCGTCAAGATGAACGCCTTCGTCAAGGGCTTCTCCTCGATCGTCGCCGACCAGGACGCCGACCAGGCCCTCCTCTTCACCGACAAGGCCGCGATGATGCTGCACGGGAGCTGGACCTACGGCAGCATGAAGAGCAACGGCGGCGACTTCGTCACCGGTGGCCACCTCGGCTACATGAACTTCCCGCCGGTCGACGGCGGCAAGGGCGACCCGAGCAACACCTTCGGCAACCCGGCCCAGTACCTGTCGATCTACTCCAAGGCCACCCCGGAGCAGAAGGAGATCGCCAAGCGGTACCTCGCCTCGCTCGTCACCGACGAGGAGGCCAAGGCGTGGATCGACGTCGGCTCGCTGCCCGTGCTGAAGGGCACCGAGTCGCTGCTGGCGCAGTCGCCGGACGCCGACTTCCTCAAGTTCACCTACGACATCGCCAACAACGCCAAGCACTTCGGCCAGTCGTGGGACCAGGCGCTCAGCCCGACCGCCGCCGAGGTGCTGCTCGACAACATCGCCAAGCTGTTCCAGCTGTCGATCTCGCCGCAGCAGTTCGCCGAGAACATGAACCAGGTCATCGGCAAGTGA
- a CDS encoding carbohydrate ABC transporter permease produces MTAIASGAPGRTGRRAVAPDTRDRVLPWLALPALLFFVVFGVVPLVGVLALSFTTWDGIGDITFTGPASWREVLADPQLPHGLWVTFQVMALSWLVQTPASILLGTFLAGHQRYRAVLAVIFFIPLLLSSAAIAVAYQALLDPNFGLGAGLGVDLLVQDWLGEPHLAMGVIVFIVSWQFIPFHALIYQGGVRQIPRSMYEAAQLDGAGRVRQFFSITLPQLKYTIITSSTLMVVGSVTFFDLIFVLTQGGPGDATRVLALDMYKRGFQANLMGPASVIAVIIVLTGLGLALLLRRIGGASNPAASQLDGA; encoded by the coding sequence ATGACCGCGATCGCCTCCGGCGCGCCGGGCCGTACCGGCCGGCGCGCCGTCGCGCCGGACACCCGCGACCGCGTGCTTCCCTGGCTCGCCCTGCCGGCGCTGCTGTTCTTCGTCGTCTTCGGCGTCGTCCCGCTCGTCGGCGTGCTCGCGCTGAGCTTCACCACCTGGGACGGCATCGGCGACATCACCTTCACCGGGCCGGCGAGCTGGCGGGAGGTGCTCGCCGACCCGCAGCTCCCCCACGGGCTGTGGGTGACGTTCCAGGTGATGGCGCTGTCCTGGCTGGTGCAGACGCCGGCGAGCATCCTGCTCGGGACGTTCCTCGCCGGGCACCAGCGCTACCGGGCCGTGCTCGCGGTGATCTTCTTCATTCCGCTGCTGCTCAGCTCCGCCGCGATCGCCGTCGCCTACCAGGCGCTGCTCGACCCGAACTTCGGCCTCGGCGCCGGGCTCGGCGTCGACCTGCTGGTGCAGGACTGGCTCGGCGAGCCGCACCTGGCCATGGGCGTGATCGTCTTCATCGTGTCCTGGCAGTTCATCCCGTTCCATGCCCTCATCTACCAGGGCGGGGTGCGCCAGATCCCGCGCTCGATGTACGAGGCGGCGCAGCTCGACGGGGCCGGCCGGGTGCGGCAGTTCTTCAGCATCACGCTGCCGCAGCTCAAGTACACGATCATCACCTCGTCCACGCTCATGGTGGTCGGCTCGGTCACCTTCTTCGACCTGATCTTCGTGCTCACCCAGGGCGGCCCCGGCGACGCCACCCGTGTGCTCGCCCTCGACATGTACAAGCGGGGCTTCCAGGCGAACCTCATGGGACCGGCGAGCGTGATCGCCGTGATCATCGTGCTCACCGGCCTCGGCCTGGCGCTCCTGCTGCGCCGGATCGGCGGCGCCTCGAACCCTGCCGCGAGCCAGCTGGACGGAGCGTGA
- a CDS encoding carbohydrate ABC transporter permease, producing the protein MAVTVTEIEQQSAVAPARSGRRRRRTPLREWNWIGGTAAWLWLVVVIVPIYWIVVTSFKSQSGYFASNPLAPPTEPTLENYRLVIEADFATYFVNSVIVAVGTVVPAVLLAFMAAFAIVRGAHSRFLRWVNGLFLMGLAIPLQAAVIPVYLIIIRMHMYDTLGAIILPSIAFALPLSVLVLANFIRDVPKELFESMRMDGATTWMTLWRLAFPLTRPAVVTVAIYNMLQVWNGFLLPLVLTQSPEQRTLPLALWTFQGEHGVNVPAILASVVLTTLPIVILYAVGRRQLLSGLTAGIGK; encoded by the coding sequence ATGGCCGTGACCGTCACCGAGATCGAGCAGCAGAGCGCGGTCGCACCGGCCCGGTCGGGCCGGCGCCGCCGCCGCACCCCGCTGCGCGAGTGGAACTGGATCGGCGGCACCGCGGCGTGGCTGTGGCTCGTCGTCGTGATCGTGCCGATCTACTGGATCGTCGTCACCAGCTTCAAGTCGCAGTCCGGCTACTTCGCGAGCAACCCCCTGGCCCCGCCGACCGAGCCCACCCTGGAGAACTACCGCCTCGTCATCGAGGCCGACTTCGCCACCTACTTCGTCAACAGCGTGATCGTGGCGGTCGGCACGGTGGTGCCCGCGGTGCTGCTCGCCTTCATGGCCGCGTTCGCGATCGTGCGCGGCGCCCACAGCCGGTTCCTGCGCTGGGTGAACGGCCTGTTCCTGATGGGGCTCGCCATCCCGCTCCAGGCGGCCGTGATCCCCGTCTACCTGATCATCATCCGGATGCACATGTACGACACGCTGGGCGCGATCATCCTGCCGTCGATCGCGTTCGCCCTGCCGCTGTCGGTGCTCGTGCTCGCCAACTTCATCCGCGACGTGCCCAAGGAGCTGTTCGAGTCGATGCGGATGGACGGCGCGACCACCTGGATGACGCTGTGGCGGCTGGCGTTCCCGCTCACCCGCCCGGCCGTGGTGACCGTGGCGATCTACAACATGCTGCAGGTGTGGAACGGCTTCCTGCTCCCGCTCGTGCTCACCCAGTCCCCGGAGCAGCGCACCCTGCCGCTCGCGCTGTGGACCTTCCAGGGCGAGCACGGCGTGAACGTGCCCGCCATCCTCGCCTCGGTCGTGCTCACCACCCTGCCCATCGTGATCCTCTACGCGGTGGGCCGGCGCCAGCTCCTCAGCGGCCTCACCGCCGGCATCGGCAAGTGA
- a CDS encoding ABC transporter substrate-binding protein: MKRRILLGAALAVSLALTACSGGGGGGGNGGAGTGEAKAPAGSPRPGGTLVLQSPSEIVNGINPLETIDPTASSMISGTVYSKLVDVKTGPDAKTGYEIVPDLAESWEISEDGKTYTFHLRKDVRWQNIPPVNGRPFTSDDVVATFEALKKATQVHQWMIEPVTKIEAPDDHTVVLRLKRPYAPLLDYLAYHFMVILPREGVEGKFDLKTKAIGTGPFILESHKPEVEWVFKKNPDYFEKGKPYLDEIRRPIVQDIAAVTAALRSGRIDVGTTSDANVAKELESKGFTVTETPGAPVSIYLNAKRKPFDDLRVRQAFVRAVDWVGMGENIRGRYNLTSLLRPDTCSCALTKDEVLRLRPYDPEGAKRLLAEAGYPNGFSTKMMVQKVDDEDVREAQWMQDDLAKVGIKVELEIVDPATGIERRRNHDFDVTKALRGVHLPDQIWRDFEPDSLENYAEIKDDVLMDLLEQSRATLDEAKRHEIYRQMQERMETEIVQALYPIQKFDYTIANPRVQNLWPSPIYQGKRLADVWLSDS; encoded by the coding sequence GTGAAGCGCCGCATTCTGCTCGGCGCAGCGCTCGCCGTCTCGCTCGCGCTGACCGCGTGCAGCGGCGGTGGCGGCGGTGGCGGCAACGGCGGCGCGGGCACCGGTGAGGCGAAGGCCCCGGCGGGCAGCCCCCGGCCGGGCGGCACGCTCGTGCTGCAGTCGCCCTCGGAGATCGTCAACGGCATCAACCCGCTGGAGACCATCGACCCGACGGCGTCGTCGATGATCTCCGGCACCGTCTACAGCAAGCTGGTCGACGTCAAGACCGGCCCGGACGCCAAGACCGGCTACGAGATCGTGCCCGACCTCGCCGAGTCGTGGGAGATCTCGGAGGACGGCAAGACCTACACCTTCCACCTGCGCAAGGACGTCCGGTGGCAGAACATCCCGCCGGTGAACGGCCGGCCGTTCACCTCGGACGACGTGGTGGCCACCTTCGAGGCGCTGAAGAAGGCCACCCAGGTGCACCAGTGGATGATCGAGCCGGTCACCAAGATCGAGGCCCCGGACGACCACACCGTCGTCCTCAGGCTCAAGCGCCCCTACGCCCCGCTGCTCGACTACCTCGCCTACCACTTCATGGTGATCCTCCCGCGGGAGGGCGTCGAGGGTAAGTTCGACCTGAAGACCAAGGCGATCGGCACCGGCCCGTTCATCCTGGAGAGCCACAAGCCCGAGGTGGAGTGGGTCTTCAAGAAGAACCCGGACTACTTCGAGAAGGGCAAGCCGTACCTGGACGAGATCCGGCGCCCGATCGTGCAGGACATCGCCGCGGTCACCGCGGCGCTGCGCAGCGGCCGCATCGACGTCGGCACCACCAGCGACGCGAACGTCGCCAAGGAGCTGGAGTCGAAGGGCTTCACGGTCACCGAGACCCCGGGCGCGCCGGTGAGCATCTACCTCAACGCCAAGCGCAAGCCGTTCGACGACCTGCGGGTACGGCAGGCGTTCGTGCGCGCGGTCGACTGGGTCGGCATGGGTGAGAACATCCGCGGCCGGTACAACCTGACCTCGCTGCTGCGGCCGGACACCTGCTCCTGCGCGCTCACCAAGGACGAGGTGCTGCGGCTGCGGCCGTACGACCCCGAGGGCGCCAAGCGGCTGCTCGCCGAGGCGGGCTACCCGAACGGCTTCTCCACCAAGATGATGGTGCAGAAGGTCGACGACGAGGACGTCCGCGAGGCGCAGTGGATGCAGGACGACCTGGCCAAGGTCGGGATCAAGGTGGAGCTCGAGATCGTCGACCCGGCGACGGGCATCGAGCGGCGCCGCAACCACGACTTCGACGTCACCAAGGCGCTGCGCGGCGTGCACCTGCCCGACCAGATCTGGCGTGACTTCGAGCCCGACTCGCTGGAGAACTACGCCGAGATCAAGGACGACGTCCTGATGGACCTGCTCGAGCAGTCCCGCGCGACGCTCGACGAGGCCAAGCGCCACGAGATCTACCGCCAGATGCAGGAGCGCATGGAGACGGAGATCGTCCAGGCGCTCTACCCGATCCAGAAGTTCGACTACACGATCGCCAACCCGCGCGTCCAGAACCTCTGGCCGAGCCCGATCTACCAGGGCAAGCGGCTGGCGGACGTCTGGCTGAGCGACTCCTGA
- a CDS encoding ABC transporter permease: MTDTQPAAPPRPAAAQAEAPRPPRRSTVRRVVRGVRDFVRAQPLGATALVLICLFVLIAILAPVVAPYDPIVQQRRNILEPPSAEFLLGTDDLGRDVLSRAIHGARTSLVIGVMTTLISLVLGTAIGVVSGYFGRGLDIVLQRVMDAVQAIPGIVLLLFIAVVLGPSVRNTIIALTVVITPSFNRIARAETLRVRQEPYVEAARATGAGAPRILTRHILPNMIASVFTLGSLIFAGVIIAESALSFLGIGAPPPTPSWGLMLSEGVRYVERAPWLIVVPAVALSIAVFSFNLLGDALRDHLDPRVQRLVIQERRGWWGRRLISRLAPSLAQGAERLESTDTRAGGTGRVPEPPR, translated from the coding sequence TTGACGGACACGCAGCCGGCGGCTCCCCCGCGGCCGGCCGCCGCGCAGGCGGAGGCCCCCCGGCCGCCGCGCCGGTCCACGGTACGGCGCGTGGTGCGCGGGGTGCGTGACTTCGTGCGCGCCCAGCCGCTCGGCGCCACCGCGCTGGTGCTCATCTGCCTGTTCGTGCTGATCGCGATCCTCGCCCCGGTGGTCGCGCCGTACGACCCGATCGTGCAGCAGCGGCGGAACATCCTCGAGCCGCCGTCGGCGGAGTTCCTGCTCGGCACCGACGACCTCGGCCGCGACGTGCTGAGCCGGGCGATCCACGGCGCCCGCACCTCGCTCGTCATCGGCGTGATGACCACGCTGATCAGCCTGGTGCTCGGCACCGCGATCGGCGTGGTGTCCGGCTACTTCGGCCGCGGCCTCGACATCGTGCTCCAGCGGGTGATGGACGCGGTGCAGGCGATCCCCGGCATCGTGCTGCTGCTGTTCATCGCGGTCGTGCTCGGCCCGTCGGTGCGGAACACGATCATCGCGCTCACCGTCGTGATCACGCCGTCGTTCAACCGCATCGCGCGCGCCGAGACGCTACGGGTACGGCAGGAGCCGTACGTGGAGGCCGCGCGGGCCACCGGGGCGGGCGCCCCGCGCATCCTCACCCGGCACATCCTGCCGAACATGATCGCCTCGGTGTTCACCCTCGGCAGCCTGATCTTCGCCGGGGTGATCATCGCCGAGTCGGCGCTGAGCTTCCTCGGCATCGGCGCGCCGCCGCCGACCCCGTCGTGGGGGCTCATGCTCTCCGAGGGCGTGCGGTACGTCGAGCGCGCCCCGTGGCTGATCGTCGTCCCCGCCGTCGCGCTCTCCATCGCCGTGTTCAGCTTCAACCTGCTCGGCGACGCCCTGCGCGACCACCTCGACCCACGCGTGCAGCGGCTGGTGATCCAGGAGCGGCGCGGCTGGTGGGGGCGTCGCCTCATCTCCCGCCTGGCGCCCAGCCTCGCCCAGGGCGCCGAGCGGCTGGAGTCCACCGACACGCGGGCCGGCGGCACCGGCCGCGTCCCCGAACCACCGCGGTAA